From the genome of Acropora palmata chromosome 4, jaAcrPala1.3, whole genome shotgun sequence, one region includes:
- the LOC141878845 gene encoding uncharacterized protein LOC141878845 isoform X2: MMGDSASLHVVFVISLAMLAYEVNAEKSCKPDQIVWKSDTRYKCLECPDCPAGSQPSVSCGSSVEYRTPVHCVKCALGTYSNIYGKIQCHSCTVCSEGRAIKNNCSLFANTECDDKCIDGYYHEAFIFKCFRCAECCGDEHDEKAMDCAGGEKNCKIRSTGKPCKRKESTTGATTTTNDNKLSSTTSQPIKQESTTTIPPTTQEDGDRQLPEAQIAVKYTEKGNEKLLDLVYLLIGFAALILVVMLAIICVIRRRRQIECPAKSEDENEESISLHEMEANSGKLTLEELQEKHFPEFENMCLKLDNGKRDYEALAAKYDRISVDERESLHDERQRKGGSPSRELMSYIKAKYPNHPVVELIKNLKDIGRKDIALILKPLVKNKA; this comes from the exons GCGTACGAAGTTAATGCAGAAAAATCGTGCAAGCCTGACCAAATAGTCTGGAAGTCAGATACGAGGTACAAGTGCCTGGAGTGTCCCGATTGTCCCGCGGGATCCCAGCCCTCTGTATCCTGTGGTAGCAGTGTAGAGTACAGGACCCCAGTACACTGTGTTAAGTGTGCCCTAGGAACATACTCGAACATTTACGGGAAAATTCAGTGCCATTCGTGTACGGTTTGTTCTGAAGGGAGAGCCATAAAGAACAATTGCAGTTTGTTTGCAAACACTGAGTGCGATGACAAGTGCATCGACGGTTATTATCACgaagcatttatttttaaatgctTCCGTTGTGCGGAATGTTGCGGCGACGAACACGACGAAAAAGCAATGGATTGCGCTGGTGgcgaaaaaaattgtaaaataagaTCTACAGGGAAACCTTGCAAGAGGAAAGAGAGTACTACTGGtgcgacgacgacgacgaatGACAATAAGCTATCATCCACTACTTCGCAACCAATCAAGCAGGAATCCACAACAACAATACCACCAACAACCCAAGAAGATGGTGACCGACAGTTGCCAGAAGCCCAAATCGCGGTcaaatatacagaaaaaggaaatgaaaagttGCTCGATCTGGTTTATTTGCTGATAGGCTTCGCCGCATTGATTCTGGTCGTAATGTTAGCGATTATTTGTGTGATCAGACGACGGAGGCAAATAGAGTGCCCTGCGAAAAGTGAggatgaaaatgaagaatcGATTTCGCTGCACGAGATGGAAGCGAATTCAG GTAAATTAACCCTCGAGGAACTTCAAGAAAAACACTTCCCAGAGTTTGAAAACATGTGCTTAAAGCTTGATAACGGAAAAAGGGACTATGAAGCACTAGCTGCTAAGTACGATAGGATTTCAGTAGATGAACGAGAATCATTACACGATGAGCGACAGAGGAAAGGAGGAAGCCCATCCAGGGAATTGATGAGCTACATCAAGGCAAAATACCCCAATCATCCCGTCGTCGAGCTCATAAAGAATCTCAAAGATATCGGTCGTAAAGACATTGCTTTGATACTCAAGCCACTGGTCAAAAACAAGGCTTGA
- the LOC141878845 gene encoding uncharacterized protein LOC141878845 isoform X1 gives MGYANCFAFFFVAMLGDSPRLHVVFVVSLAILAYEVNAEKSCKPDQIVWKSDTRYKCLECPDCPAGSQPSVSCGSSVEYRTPVHCVKCALGTYSNIYGKIQCHSCTVCSEGRAIKNNCSLFANTECDDKCIDGYYHEAFIFKCFRCAECCGDEHDEKAMDCAGGEKNCKIRSTGKPCKRKESTTGATTTTNDNKLSSTTSQPIKQESTTTIPPTTQEDGDRQLPEAQIAVKYTEKGNEKLLDLVYLLIGFAALILVVMLAIICVIRRRRQIECPAKSEDENEESISLHEMEANSGKLTLEELQEKHFPEFENMCLKLDNGKRDYEALAAKYDRISVDERESLHDERQRKGGSPSRELMSYIKAKYPNHPVVELIKNLKDIGRKDIALILKPLVKNKA, from the exons GCGTACGAAGTTAATGCAGAAAAATCGTGCAAGCCTGACCAAATAGTCTGGAAGTCAGATACGAGGTACAAGTGCCTGGAGTGTCCCGATTGTCCCGCGGGATCCCAGCCCTCTGTATCCTGTGGTAGCAGTGTAGAGTACAGGACCCCAGTACACTGTGTTAAGTGTGCCCTAGGAACATACTCGAACATTTACGGGAAAATTCAGTGCCATTCGTGTACGGTTTGTTCTGAAGGGAGAGCCATAAAGAACAATTGCAGTTTGTTTGCAAACACTGAGTGCGATGACAAGTGCATCGACGGTTATTATCACgaagcatttatttttaaatgctTCCGTTGTGCGGAATGTTGCGGCGACGAACACGACGAAAAAGCAATGGATTGCGCTGGTGgcgaaaaaaattgtaaaataagaTCTACAGGGAAACCTTGCAAGAGGAAAGAGAGTACTACTGGtgcgacgacgacgacgaatGACAATAAGCTATCATCCACTACTTCGCAACCAATCAAGCAGGAATCCACAACAACAATACCACCAACAACCCAAGAAGATGGTGACCGACAGTTGCCAGAAGCCCAAATCGCGGTcaaatatacagaaaaaggaaatgaaaagttGCTCGATCTGGTTTATTTGCTGATAGGCTTCGCCGCATTGATTCTGGTCGTAATGTTAGCGATTATTTGTGTGATCAGACGACGGAGGCAAATAGAGTGCCCTGCGAAAAGTGAggatgaaaatgaagaatcGATTTCGCTGCACGAGATGGAAGCGAATTCAG GTAAATTAACCCTCGAGGAACTTCAAGAAAAACACTTCCCAGAGTTTGAAAACATGTGCTTAAAGCTTGATAACGGAAAAAGGGACTATGAAGCACTAGCTGCTAAGTACGATAGGATTTCAGTAGATGAACGAGAATCATTACACGATGAGCGACAGAGGAAAGGAGGAAGCCCATCCAGGGAATTGATGAGCTACATCAAGGCAAAATACCCCAATCATCCCGTCGTCGAGCTCATAAAGAATCTCAAAGATATCGGTCGTAAAGACATTGCTTTGATACTCAAGCCACTGGTCAAAAACAAGGCTTGA